A single region of the Drosophila miranda strain MSH22 chromosome 2, D.miranda_PacBio2.1, whole genome shotgun sequence genome encodes:
- the LOC108154167 gene encoding uncharacterized protein LOC108154167 isoform X3, with product MDEQVENALALALAHTKEMLPKCSDLEASEEAALSSGSEEEPPDSSGEAINGELDASCYHVSMKMSIDAATPRLCGELFVPLKCDALAAALPVALGPADADTAEDDADDYDVPASTLSPAHAHAHAKVAAQLPSPPPNQAMPARSGTPPCQLLERLNFPEGNIINTLHTILALPPFDPYAPPPRSDVVYKDVVSLMQWSLRDDNAIELELSDKLLHECEHTSNDPNEEARSYLMAIENMRLFSDDPKNPLRDADGQLRAITNLAFIFVKHRKDEFFTFCSCKECLEYRETIMAIMMDQFKAAHMVVMLLDVLIKAYSPMLKNDAAYNKFEKLLECNKEIYWITSGYLYDKNAEYLDFIDDTAISDNMILVLFSAILMANNPMLLLQILAYNVECIVKAFSEGMIEIAQNVQENEKISAERMLTYILDGYSDLNCISQKISLSLFAFENDFLRKFKLSWVLLCQRLFQQHVFSPLGDTMLACILSLKEAAPSVQTTALIKRYMLFDEHMHSIERRWTDIWIELNKFNLSDTEHDRRMGLLDVYNIFDKVVLDATSFSLPDISDDEFIDFQRIVDRQLAWKNIMAFTKLKWPDGFYDPPNKLVHEDLCKKCNSLLEHHHENCKCITCSIAGTPLRPRQAGHCAKCTTLGIVEKDPKLMKSKILSTCTSDEAKHNAATAASTSSAAQQQQRRCSELADAAVDEQPSGSGSGAVFRRQSETDVLRTTYHIAWAVFQHLTTRKRYRHEAIEPQYFCGENCRVSACQLARKILANQLSPPLTKYLLRCFQPLSFTREELRSTLPSLMFFNRKLAPSPAELHELKNQHYVYKTYWTFVLSIYANFFVKFNSSSTDFRHLELLKGDLRLRLNSVVGDKDDGRFEQFLAQVIGYSPFKITDDFTLGDANIEKMQFGVDQLMMLHDSQIIKRTKPDSTTGLAASKSKASDMTMTQPGGRAHDGGGSKKSKEKMRKCCADYADIGEPCKENHSKKRVKKECSHARYNETRDRLRKKLSQIVNDRKSKNRQEAGTPPIAAAAPGAAAAAAPPPKAKPKTEPEAAAPTAAANPPKRPPKAESVPANASCNPNPKQNQPASLKVCATAQLQSSLSPPAAAPAPAALNEMRDEVKRNNDSLLCLHSLCKSIPVQPDAATSAEAYAEDYADGYAATVEADDDGADDEEGAAIDGESNSNSYPSDYTKEEMMNDFAEFLGSYTREQDQQRWINETLNFIEGKSQQPQTMNPKKAAKKAKQKQRKEEEKRIKELEDLRSQFLGIYFKEFVDKYEMKALTAAGGRKREKKRISELEANIKNLQRAKGKVETAILELIATVKQANSEFKFSYLPTKEQQLAKLDEIIKGRCSGAAEQTTQPAPSTLQYPDFSGGCPTTSFFPGQQNAPPACYAPSQQQQQQPPHNHQQQQQQHQQQQLFHSITADPSKRIVTIRRVQLPHPGAEQQVTVVAKGSSPHEDKLLYTFVNGHMVASAHPDSVAAAPPHPQQQQQPPPARSVPEKSAKAKKKEAKRAAAAAAAATAAANAAAAAIAAAAAAATAAAAAAEQEAKSQNAAKSKKQQKKKGAAAVVGASSSASNSSSKSHTPQSSAVNTRENSVCSVQPKSATSKKSAKSAPEVKPTKPKTEAKPAPLPDPPKRQKRVKPRLDQGQLDNNPFKSLHMQDSSEGECSTDSETEEGPARPPPPPPPKPVPKAHAVSAPKQAPVSAVSPMASKPKAAATPAPVKHVKSEAVPHKSQLSQAPKNPPQTSVNPRKGTASSTKTGQSQHQPQQQQQQPGKSQSQRTAESSRKQKVQGHADRQQQQPPQQPQQQQQSHQQQSTRGGRGSGRLKPQQQQQQSQQHSDSTSNVGDPSAAPVSKRSQRGKRGHRQKQEDLSGIPHNMGYFNPNEVAIPPAMSAAPHAPGNAGSGSYASTLAQQMQHLRIGSTSSKQQQQQSPNCSIMDQLNRGVQVEHLSLPPGITLTKVDPAKSEQLRQKSESIRLLSKPMVDQPQQHQHQHQHQQHLQHHTFQQSHFMAGYYGAAGGSGGMDNNAVIMVEANPRPNRNSQSFAASNVAAAASAASASGSGKSSRRRRRNRGKSGSGSAGGGHSGGANKQRTGAGDQQKATSATIESSAGNIITLRNPMFHQGNGPAAAAGSMRPPNPNPMPAPARNFGGGLPAAPPPMGGMDPPAAIIKNENGMFTIRNPALHQAVTNGLAMGGFRQFGSNVSYYTPQEAAAEAARATQQQQQQQQQQAAASSHSSSSSSSVAAPSSDFSYFSSGSVSGSGSGSGSGTNGNGTHNNISISCTNVPLGSGSGSSGSGNSPGRLMGEAAVIARPKQSQKCLSAIGSELKQKTKDSHSTGASSSQWSSYGQPQQQQQQPEYGPGVGAGPGGSVLQEKYQQSSYYNGFDMFSASPSQVPCGGQSSGQSECHMHHSCGDDSPPPTITGFNSYLEGIPNTGVIRYDDAAFLKNLIPGQHLNNEVSIHNISESNFTRNNTSPTPHRVEITSVFGNRGHSSNANPYEQQASQTGISSSVNYCDSVGADYGSDSHMFVQSGMMPRLSQAGPGPGPGPGPDFVYDFEHGSQQSKPASVASDLNEFLRRSPLSQRRSPLSQRTSPYSHDENAAALETFVQNMNALQIASDAEQCSRLNGTGGGPNDALVADATAGGVAAAAASWW from the exons ATGGACGAGCAAGTGGAAAatgcgttggcgttggcgttggcgcACACCAAAGAAATGCTGCCCAAGTGTTCCGATTTGGAGGCGTCAGAAGAGGCGGCACTCAGCTCAGGCAGCGAAGAGGAGCCCCCAGACTCCTCCGGCGAGGCTATCAACGGGGAGCTGGACGCCTCCTGTTACCATGTGAGCATGAAAATGTCCATCGACGCGGCCACACCGCGCCTATGTGGCGAGCTTTTTGTGCCGTTGAAATGTGATGCGCTGGCGGCTGCACTGCCTGTTGCCCTGGGCCCTGCCGACGCCGACACCGCCGAAGATGACGCTGACGATTACGATGTCCCTGCCAGCACGCTTTCCcccgcccacgcccacgcccacgccaaAGTGGCTGCACAGCTGCCGTCGCCACCGCCCAACCAGGCGATGCCGGCACGGAGCGGCACGCCACCGTGCCAGCTGTTGGAGCGTCTCAATTTTCCGGAGGGCAACATCATAAACACGTTGCACACGATCCTGGCCCTTCCGCCATTCGATCCATACGCACCGCCACCCAGATCGGACGTTGTCTACAAAGATGTGGTGTCGTTGATGCAATGGAGCCTGCGGGATGACAACGCCATCGAGCTGGAGCTGAGTGACAAATTGTTGCACGAGTGCGAGCACACGAGCAACGATCCCAACGAGGAGGCGCGCTCGTATTTG ATGGCCATTGAGAACATGAGACTGTTCTCGGACGATCCAAAGAATCCGCTGCGCGATGCCGACGGACAGCTGCGTGCAATTACG AATCTTGCCTTTATTTTTGTGAAGCATCGCAAGGATGAGTTCTTCACATTTTGTTCCTGCAAGGAATGTCTCGAATATCGCGAAACCATCATGGCCATCATGATGGATCAATTTAAGGCTGCCCACATGGTGGTTATGCTGCTGGATGTATTAATCAAGGCCTACAGCCCCATGTTGAA AAACGATGCTGCCTACAACAAGTTTGAGAAGCTGCTTGAATGCAACAAGGAAATATATTGGATTACCAGCGGCTATCTATACGATAAGAATGCCGAGTATCTTGATTTTATTGATGACACAGCGATCTCCGATAACATGATATTAGTGCTATTCAGCGCCAT ATTGATGGCCAACAATCCGATGCTTTTGCTGCAAATACTCGCCTACAATGTGGAATGCATTGTGAAGGCGTTCTCCGAGGGCATGATTGAGATTGCCCAGAATGTGCAGGAGAACGAGAAGATATCCGCAGAGAGGATGCTGACAT ATATACTTGATGGCTACTCGGACTTGAACTGCATCTCACAGAAAATCTCGCTCAGTCTGTTTGCGTTCGAGAATGATTTCCTGCGGAAATTCAAGCTCTCGTGGGTGCTGCTGTGCCAGCGACTGTTCCAGCAGCATGTGTTCTCGCCGCTGGGGGACACCATGCTGGCGTGCATCCTGTCGCTGAAGGAGGCAGCCCCCTCGGTGCAGacgacggcgctgatcaagcGCTACATGCTGTTCGACGAGCACATGCACTCAATCGAACGCCGCTGGACGGACATTTGGATCGAGCTTAACAAGTTTAACTTGTCGGACACGGAGCACGACCGTCGGATGGGCCTCTTGGATGTGTATAACATATTCGACAAGGTCGTCCTCGACGCCACCTCGTTCTCCCTGCCCGACATAAGCGACGACGAGTTCATTGACTTTCAGCGCATCGTCGATCGGCAGCTGGCCTGGAAGAACATCATGGCCTTCACCAAACTGAAGTGGCCCGACGGATTCTACGATCCGCCCAACAAGCTCGTGCACGAGGATCTCTGCAAAAAGTGTAATTCGCTGCTGGAACACCATCACGA GAACTGCAAATGCATCACTTGCTCCATTGCCGGCACTCCGCTACGACCGCGGCAGGCTGGCCATTGCGCCAAGTGCACGACGCTTGGGATTGTGGAAAAGGATCCGAAGCTCATGAAATCCAAGATTCTCAGCACCTGCACCAGCGATGAGGCTAAGCACAATGCGGCAACGGCAGCCAGCACCAGTTCGgcggcccagcagcagcagcgccgcTGCAGCGAACTAGCCGACGCCGCTGTCGACGAGCAgcccagtggcagtggcagtggcgcgGTATTCCGGCGACAGTCGGAGACCGACGTGCTCCGCACAACATATCACATTGCATGGGCCGTGTTCCAGCATCTGACCACGCGCAAGCGCTACCGACACGAGGCCATCGAGCCTCAGTACTTCTGCGGCGAGAATTGTCGCGTCTCCGCTTGCCAGTTGGCCCGCAAAATTCTTGCCAACCAATTGTCGCCGCCGCTGACCAAGTATCTGCTGCGCTGCTTTCAGCCGCTGTCGTTCACGCGAGAAGAGCTGCGCTCCACGCTGCCATCGCTGATGTTCTTCAACCGCAAGCTTGCGCCGAGTCCCGCCGAGCTGCATGAGCTGAAGAACCAGCACTACGTGTACAAAACCTACTGGACCTTTGTCCTATCCATCTATGCCAACTTCTTTGTCAAGTTCAACTCCAGCAGCACGGACTTCAGGCATCTGGAGCTGCTCAAGGGGGATCTGCGGCTGCGCCTCAACAGTGTCGTCGGCGACAAGGACGATGGGCGTTTCGAGCAGTTTCTAGCACAGGTTATTGG ATACTCTCCCTTCAAAATCACCGACGA TTTCACACTGGGAGATGCCAATATAGAGAAGATGCAGTTTGGAGTCGATCAGCTGATGATGTTACACGACTCTCAGATAAT CAAACGCACCAAGCCGGACAGCACCACTGGCTTGGCCGCGTCCAAGTCCAAGGCGAGTGACATGACCATGACGCAGCCAGGCGGCAGGGCCCACGATGGAGGCGGTTCCAAGAAGAGTAAGGAGAAGATGCGCAAAT GCTGTGCTGACTACGCGGACATTGGGGAGCCGTGCAAGGAGAATCACTCGAAGAAGCGCGTTAAGAAGGAGTGCAGTCATGCGCGCTACAACGAGACTCGCGATCGGCTTCGCAAGAAGTTGTCGCAGATTGTCAACGATCGAAAGAGCAAGAATCGACAAGAGGCGGGCACACCACCCATAGCTGCTGCCGCTCCTggtgccgctgccgctgctgcacCACCACCCAAGGCTAAGCCGAAGACAGAGCCTGAGGCAGCCGCACCCACAGCTGCAGCGAACCCACCAAAACGGCCACCCAAAGCGGAGTCCGTGCCAGCCAATGCCAGTTGCAATCCTAATCCCAAGCAGAACCAGCCGGCCAGTCTGAAGGTGTGCGCCACAGCTCAGCTGCAGTCGAGCTTGTCTCCTCCGGCtgcagcgccagcgccagcagCCCTCAACGAGATGAGGGATGAGGTGAAGCGGAACAACGACAGCTTGCTGTGCCTGCACAGCCTCTGCAAGAGCATACCAGTGCAGCCGGATGCAGCCACATCTGCGGAGGCCTATGCGGAGGACTATGCGGATGGCTATGCGGCGACCGTTGAGGCTGACGATGACGGAGCTGATGATGAAGAGGGGGCTGCTATTGATGGcgaaagcaacagcaacagctatCCCAGCGACTACACCAAGGAGGAGATGATGAACGACTTTGCCGAGTTCCTGGGCAGCTATACGCGCGAACAGGACCAGCAGCGGTGGATAAATGAGACTTTGAACTTCATCGAGGGCAAGTCGCAACAGCCACAGACCATGAACCCGAAGAAGGCGGCCAAGAAGgccaagcagaagcagcgCAAGGAGGAGGAAAAGCGCATCAAGGAGCTGGAGGACCTGCGCAGCCAGTTTCTTGGCATCTACTTCAAAGAGTTCGTCGACAAGTACGAGATGAAGGCTCTGACGGCTGCTGGCGGCCGAAAGCGCGAGAAGAAGCGCATCAGCGAGCTGGAGGCCAACATCAAGAATCTCCAGAGGGCCAAGGGCAAGGTGGAGACGGCCATTCTGGAGCTGATAGCCACCGTGAAGCAGGCCAACAGCGAGTTCAAGTTCTCCTACCTCCCCACGaaagagcagcagctggccaaGCTAGACGAGATCATCAAAGGGCGGTGCTCCGGTGCCGCCGAGCAGACGACACAACCAGCACCCTCCACGCTCCAGTATCCCGATTTTAGCGGCGGCTGCCCCACCACTTCCTTCTTTCCGGGCCAACAGAACGCTCCTCCGGCCTGCTACGCTCcttcccagcagcagcagcagcagccaccacataatcaccaacaacaacaacagcagcaccagcaacagcaactgtTCCATTCCATCACTGCCGATCCATCGAAGCGGATTGTGACCATTCGACGTGTTCAACTGCCCCATCCAGGGGCCGAGCAGCAGGTGACTGTGGTCGCCAAGGGCAGCTCCCCGCACGAGGACAAGCTGCTCTATACGTTTGTCAACGGGCATATGGTGGCCTCGGCTCACCCAGACTCAGTTGCTGCGGCTCCCCCGCatccccagcagcagcagcagccgccaccAGCTCGCAGCGTTCCGGAGAAGAGTGCCAAGGCCAAAAAGAAAGAGGCTAAgagagcagcagcggcggctgctgctgctaccgCGGCTgccaatgctgctgctgctgccattgctgccgctgctgctgctgccacagctgctgctgcagccgctGAACAGGAAGCAAAGAGTCAGAACGCCGCAAAGAGCAAAAAACAACAGAAGAAGAAGGGTGCGGCAGCAGTGGTGGGTGCTTCGAGCTCTGCCTCCAACAGCAGCTCCAAGTCCCACACGCCTCAAAGCAGTGCCGTCAACACGCGGGAAAACTCCGTCTGCAGCGTCCAACCGAAGTCTGCGACGAGCAAAAAGTCTGCCAAGTCTGCTCCGGAGGTGAAACCCACAAAACCGAAGACAGAGGCCAAGCCCGCGCCCCTGCCAGACCCTCCAAAAAGACAGAAGCGCGTCAAGCCCAGGCTGGATCAGGGACAGCTTGACAATAATCCATTTAAGTCGCTTCACATGCAGGACTCTTCGGAGGGTGAGTGTTCCACAGACAGTGAGACGGAGGAGGGCCCTGCCcgaccgccgccgccgccgcctcccaAGCCCGTGCCCAAAGCCCATGCAGTGTCGGCGCCGAAGCAGGCGCCTGTTTCCGCTGTCTCTCCAATGGCCAGCAAGCCGAAAGCAGCTGCCACTCCTGCTCCCGTCAAACACGTCAAGTCGGAGGCTGTTCCGCACAAGTCCCAGCTTTCGCAGGCTCCCAAGAACCCGCCACAGACGAGTGTTAATCCACGCAAGGGCACCGCTTCCTCGACCAAGACGGGACAGAGTCAACaccagccacagcagcagcagcagcagcctggCAAGAGCCAGTCGCAGCGCACTGCGGAATCCTCAAGAAAGCAAAAAGTTCAGGGGCATGCCGatcgacagcagcagcagccaccgcaacagccacagcagcagcagcagtcccATCAGCAGCAGTCAACGCGCGGTGGACGTGGCAGCGGGAGATTgaagccacagcagcagcagcagcagtcgcaaCAACACTCCGATTCCACCTCGAATGTGGGAGATCCCAGTGCAGCACCGGTCTCAAAGCGATCGCAGCGCGGCAAGCGGGGACATCGCCAGAAGCAGG AAGATCTGTCTGGCATTCCACACAACATGGGCTATTTTAATCCCAACGAAGTTGCCATTCCTCCGGCCATGTCGGCGGCGCCACATGCTCCCGGCAATGCCGGAAGTGGCAGCTATGCGAGCACTCTGGCCCAGCAAATGCAGCACCTGCGCATCGGCAGCACCTCCtcaaaacaacagcagcagcagtcgccCAACTGCAGCATTATGGATCAGTTGAATCGCGGCGTTCAGGTGGAGCATCTGTCCCTGCCGCCGGGCATTACGCTGACCAAGGTGGATCCGGCCAAGAGCGAGCAGCTGCGCCAGAAGAGCGAGTCCATCCGTCTGCTGTCCAAGCCGATGGTCGACCAGCCgcaacagcaccagcaccagcaccagcaccagcaacatCTCCAACATCATACCTTCCAGCAGTCGCATTTCATGGCTGGGTACTACGGGGCGGCAGGTGGCTCCGGCGGAATGGACAACAACGCCGTCATCATGGTGGAGGCCAATCCACGTCCCAATCGCAACAGCCAGTCCTTTGCCGCCTCCAATGTGGCAGCGGCTGCCTCAGCGGcgagtgccagtggcagtggcaaatCCTCCCGACGCCGCCGTCGCAATCGTGGCAAGTCCGGAAGCGGAAGTGCTGGCGGGGGTCACTCCGGGGGTGCCAACAAGCAGCGGACTGGAGCCGGGGATCAGCAGAAGGCAACCTCAGCCACCATCGAGTCCAGTGCTGGTAACATTATAACCCTCCGCAATCCCATGTTCCATCAGGGCAACggcccagcagcagccgccggCAGCATGAGGCCCCCCAATCCGAATCCCATGCCAGCGCCGG CTCGAAACTTTGGCGGTGGCCTGCCCGCTGCTCCCCCACCGATGGGCGGCATGGATCCGCCTGCGGCGATTATTAAGAATGAGAACGGAATGTTCACCATACGCAACCCGGCCCTGCATCAGGCGGTCACCAATGGCCTGGCCATGGGCGGCTTCCGTCAGTTCGGCAGCAATGTCAGCTACTATACGCCCCAGGAGgcggcggccgaggcagcACGCGCcacacagcaacagcagcagcagcagcaacagcaggcaGCGGCAtccagccacagcagcagcagcagctcctcgGTGGCAGCGCCTTCCAGCGATTTCTCATACTTCTCCAGTGGTTCTGtaagcggcagtggcagtggcagtggcagtggcaccaACGGCAACGGGACGCACAACAATATCAGTATTAGCTGTACAAACGTTCCcctgggcagtggcagcggcagcagcggctcCGGCAACAGCCCTGGACGTCTGATGGGCGAGGCGGCGGTCATCGCCCGTCCAAAGCAGTCGCAAAAGTGCCTGTCCGCCATCGGCAGCGAGCTGAAGCAAAAGACCAAAGACAGCCACTCGACAGGCGCCTCGTCGAGCCAATGGTCCAGCTATggccagccgcagcagcaacagcagcagccggagTACGGGCCAGGCGTAGGCGCAGGACCAGGCGGTTCCGTGTTGCAGGAGAAGTACCAGCAGTCGAGCTATTACAACGGCTTCGATATGTTCTCCGCGAGCCCCTCCCAGGTGCCGTGTGGCGGGCAGAGCAGCGGACAAAGCGAATGCCACATGCATCACAGCTGTGGCGACGACTCTCCGCCGCCCACCATCACTGGTTTCAATTCCTACCTTGAGGGCATACCCAACACCGGGGTCATACGCTACGACGACGCCGCCTTCCTCAAGAACTTGATACCGGGACAGCATCTCAACAACGAG GTCTCGATACACAACATCTCGGAGTCGAACTTCACGCGCAACAACACATCGCCAACGCCGCATCGCGTGGAGATCACCAGTGTGTTTGGTAACCGGGGGCACTCTTCCAATGCCAATCCCTACGAGCAGCAGGCATCGCAGACGGGGATCTCCTCCAGCGTCAACTACTGCGATAGCGTGGGTGCCGACTATGGCAGTG ATTCCCACATGTTTGTGCAAAGTGGCATGATGCCGCGACTGTCACAGGCGGGTCCCGGTCCCGGTCCCGGTCCGGGTCCGGACTTTGTGTACGACTTTGAGCACGGGAGCCAGCAGTCGAAGCCAGCCAGCGTGGCCAGCGATCTGAACGAATTCCTGCGCCGCAGTCCGCTCAGCCAGCGCCGCAGTCCGCTCAGCCAGCGCACGTCGCCGTACAGTCACGACGAGAATGCGGCAGCTCTGGAGACCTTTGTCCAGAACATGAATGCCCTGCAGATAGCGAGCGATGCCGAGCAGTGCTCGCGTCTGAACGGAACCGGGGGCGGCCCCAATGATGCACTCGTGGCGGATGCAACAGCTGGAGGCGtagccgccgccgctgcctcCTGGTGGTAA